The genome window CGCCGTGGGGCGCCTGCAGTGGGAGGCGGGGAGCTGATGGCCCAGGTGCTGGAGTTCAGGCTGCCGGACCTCGGGGAGGGCCTGACCGAGGCGGAGATCGTCCGCTGGCTGGTGCAGGTCGGGGACGTCGTCGCGGTCGACCAGCCGGTCGTCGAGGTGGAGACGGCCAAGGCGATGGTCGAGGTGCCCTGCCCCTACGGCGGTGTGGTCACGGCCCGCTATGGCGAGGAGGGTACGGAACTGCCGGTCGGGGCACCGCTGTTGACGGTCGCCGTAGGCGCCCCAGCGGAGCCCGCGGCGGAGTCGTCCGGGAACGTGCTGGTCGGATACGGCACGTCGGCGGCCCCGGCGCGCCGCCGCAGGGTGCGACCGCCGCGGCCCGGAGCACGGCCCACGGACGGCGAACCGTCCGAAGGCCGTCGCACGGCTGAGCCCGCCACCGCGCGCCAGGTGCCCGCCGCCCAGCCCCCCGTGTCCGCCTCTCCACCGCGAACGCGCCGTCCCGCCGTCCCGGAGCGCCCTGACGGCCCCGTCCCGGTCATCTCCCCGCTGGTCCGCAGGCTCGCCCGCCAGAACGGCCTGGACCTGCGGCGGTTGACGGGGTCCGGACCCGACGGACTGATCCTGCGGGCGGACGTGGAGGGTGCCCTGAGGACCACGGCGGCCCACGAGGAGGCGCCGAAGACCACGGTGACCGCTCCGGCACCCCAGACGGCTCTCCTCGAACGCCCCGAGCCCCGTGCCGGTACCCGTATCCCCCTCAAGGGCGTGCGCGGTGCCGTGGCCGACAAGCTCTCCCGTAGCCGACGCGAGATCCCCGACGCGACCTGCTGGGTGGACGCCGACGCGACCGAGCTGATGCGCGCGCGGGCGGCGATGAACGCGGCCGGCGGCCCGAAGATCTCCCTGCTCGCGCTGCTGGCCCGCATCTGCACCGCGGCGCTCGCCCGGTTCCCGGAACTCAACGCCACCGTCGACACGGAGGCCCGGGAGATCGTCCGGCTCGACCAGGTGCACCTCGGGTTCGCCGCACAGACCGAGCGGGGGCTCGTCGTCCCCGTCGTACGCGACGCGCACTCGCGGGACGCCGAGTCGCTGACCGCGGAGTTCGCACGGCTCACCGAGGCCGCGCGAGCCGGGACCCTCACCCCCGCGGACCTCACCGGCGGGACGTTCACGCTGAACAACTACGGGGTGTTCGGCGTCGACGGCTCGACACCGATCATCAACCACCCCGAGGCGGCCATGCTCGGTGTCGGCCGTGTCGTCCCCAAGCCCTGGGTGCACGACGGGGAGCTCGCGGTGCGGCAGGTCGTGCAGCTCTCGCTCACCTTCGACCACCGGGTGTGCGACGGCGGCACGGCAGGCGGCTTCCTGCGGTACGTGGCGGACTGTGTGGAACAGCCCGCGGTGCTGCTGCGCACCCTCTGAGTGACGGCCGGGCCCGGGCGCACGCCCTGGGGAAACGGGCCCGGCCGCCTCGCCCCCGAGACGGGCCGGTCGGCGCCGTGTCAGTGATCCGTCGCGCACGGCCGAGGTCCCCGAGGGTGGCATTGATCCATGCGGCGCCCATACTCGGGGGCATGACCGCGTACCGGCCCCCGGGTGACCCACGCCGCGACGGCTACGACGCCGTCGTGCTCGCGGGCGGTGCGGCCCGGCGGCTCGGCGGCGCCGACAAGCCCGGTGTGCTCGTCGGCGGACGGGCGCTGCTGGACCGGGTACTGGCGGCGTGCGCCGACGCGGCCACCACCGTGGTCGTCGCCGGTGCCCGGCCCACCGCGCGCCCCGTGGTCTGGGCCCGGGAGGAGCCGCCCGGCGCCGGACCTGTGGCCGCGCTCGAAGCGGGCCTGAAGCGGACCACCGCCGCGGACGCCGTCGTACTCTCCGCCGACCTGCCGTTCCTCACCGAGCGGACGGTACGACGGCTGCTGGACGCCCTCCGGGCGAGCGGCGCCGAAGGGGCGGTGCTCACCGACCCCGAGGGGCGTGATCAGCCCCTTGTCGCCGCCTACCGCACAGCGGCACTGCGCCGCGAGCTGGCACGGCTCACCACCGAGCACACCGGTCTCACCGGCCTTCCGCTGCGGCGCCTGGTCGCCGGGCTGGACCTCACCCGTATCTCCGACCCCGTCGCGTCCTTCGACTGCGACACCTGGGACGACATCGCCACCGCCCGATCACGGATCAGGGAGCATGGGCACGTGTTGGATGAATGGATTTCCGCAGTCAAGGACGAACTGGGCATCGACCTCGACGTCGACACCGGCGTCCTCCTCGACCTGGCCCGAGACGCCGCGCACGGGGTCGCCCGCCCCGCGGCCCCGCTGACGACGTTCCTCGTCGGCTACGCCGCCGCGCAGGCGAAGGGCGGCCCCGAGGCGGTCGCCGAAGCCGCCCGAAAGGCCGCCGCGCTGGCCCTGCGGTGGGCCGACGAGGACACCGCCGAGGACAGGCCGGGCGCCGGATGACCGGGCGGGGCGCCGAGGGACACCTGGACACCGAGGAACGCGACGTGGAGGAGGCGCTGGCCGTGGCCAACGAGAGCGGCGAGCCGAGCCGTCCGCAGGCACGCCCCGCCCGTTCACCGCAGGACCAGCACGACCGGGACCTCGAAGAGGCCCTCGCCCTCGTCCGGGACCCGGATCCGCGCGCCCCAGAGCCCGGGCCGCCCGCTGCCGGTCCCGAGGCGCGTACGTCCGAGCCCGGTCCGCGCACAACGCGGCACCCCGGCACCCAGGACCGCCCGGCGGGCACCGACGCCTCCGCCCCACCCCCTCCCGGCACCACGCCAAGCCGTGGCCCGAGGCCCGTGCCGTCGCCGAGCGCGCCGCCCGCTCCGCTCCGCGCCGCCCAGCCCTGGACGTGCCCCTCGACGCGGCACTCGGCCTGGTTCTCGCCGCGCCGCTCACCGCCCTCACCGACCTCCCCTCCTTCGACACCTCCGCCATGGACGGCTGGGCGGTCGCCGGTCCCGGCCCCTGGGACGTGCGGGAGCACGGGGTCCTTGCCGGGCACGCCGAGCCGGCGCCCCTCGGCGACGGCGAGGCCGTGCGGATCGCCACCGGTGCCCGCATCCCGCCGGACACCACCGCCGTCCTGCGCACCGAGCACGGCCGCACCGACGACAAGGGACGGCTGCACGCCACCCGAGAACTCGAGCAGGGTCAGGACATCCGGCCGCGCGGCCAGGAGTGCCGCGTCGGCGAGCACCTGCTCCCCCCGGGCACCCACGTCACCCCCGCCGTCCTCGGACTCGCAGCCGCCGCCGGTTACGACACCCTGTGCACGCTGCCCCGGCCGCGCGCCGAAGTCCTGGTGCTGGGCGACGAGCTGCTCACCGAGGGCCTGCCCAGGGACGGGCTGATCCGGGACGCGCTCGGGCCGATGCTGCCGCCGTGGCTGCGCGCACTCGGCGCCGATG of Streptomyces cynarae contains these proteins:
- a CDS encoding dihydrolipoamide acetyltransferase family protein, coding for MAQVLEFRLPDLGEGLTEAEIVRWLVQVGDVVAVDQPVVEVETAKAMVEVPCPYGGVVTARYGEEGTELPVGAPLLTVAVGAPAEPAAESSGNVLVGYGTSAAPARRRRVRPPRPGARPTDGEPSEGRRTAEPATARQVPAAQPPVSASPPRTRRPAVPERPDGPVPVISPLVRRLARQNGLDLRRLTGSGPDGLILRADVEGALRTTAAHEEAPKTTVTAPAPQTALLERPEPRAGTRIPLKGVRGAVADKLSRSRREIPDATCWVDADATELMRARAAMNAAGGPKISLLALLARICTAALARFPELNATVDTEAREIVRLDQVHLGFAAQTERGLVVPVVRDAHSRDAESLTAEFARLTEAARAGTLTPADLTGGTFTLNNYGVFGVDGSTPIINHPEAAMLGVGRVVPKPWVHDGELAVRQVVQLSLTFDHRVCDGGTAGGFLRYVADCVEQPAVLLRTL
- a CDS encoding molybdenum cofactor guanylyltransferase → MTAYRPPGDPRRDGYDAVVLAGGAARRLGGADKPGVLVGGRALLDRVLAACADAATTVVVAGARPTARPVVWAREEPPGAGPVAALEAGLKRTTAADAVVLSADLPFLTERTVRRLLDALRASGAEGAVLTDPEGRDQPLVAAYRTAALRRELARLTTEHTGLTGLPLRRLVAGLDLTRISDPVASFDCDTWDDIATARSRIREHGHVLDEWISAVKDELGIDLDVDTGVLLDLARDAAHGVARPAAPLTTFLVGYAAAQAKGGPEAVAEAARKAAALALRWADEDTAEDRPGAG